The genomic stretch CAATGGTAAGCCCGGAAATAGTGGACATCACTTGTCCGCGGATAGCTTTCAGATATTCTTTACGCAGGACTTGCTGCTCAGCAAGCTCTTCCTCAGTCAAGCCTTCTGTTTTTTGCTTGCGGCTCAGTTCGTTAATTCTATTAATTGAAGGGATGATCATTCTTATCTACCTTCCTTTCATGTAACAGTTGTATATGACAGTTTACTTGAAGTATTAGTAATATGCAACCTGAAGATTAAAAAATGGGCGAGTTCCTTTTGTCAATGGAGCATGACATTTATCATACATTATCACTGACGTTTATGACTTACCCATATGACAGTCTCCCCATATAATTAAGGTATTATATGCGTAGAGCTTACGCGTGAAGGAGTTCATGCCATGTCTGCATCCTTTAAAACTCAATTAAAAAAAGAAGTAGCCCCTTATGAGAAAACAGAACTGAAATCCAGTATCATTCAAATGATTAATACATTGGTACCTCTTTTTTTACTCTGGTATCTAGCCTTTGAAAGTCTCACGGTTTCCTATTTTATAACTTTGCCTCTATGTCTGATCGCTGCCGGGTTTGTCATTCGTGCGTTTATTATTTTTCACGATTGCTGTCATGGGTCTTTCTTTAAAAGCCGCAAGGCGAACGATATCGTAGGTACACTGCTTGGTGTCATTTCCCTTACTCCTTATATGCAGTGGAAGTATAGTCATTCGATGCACCATGCAACCAGCGGTAATCTGGATAAGCGAGGAACAGGCGACATCTGGATGATGACAACCGAAGAGTATCAGTCATCTAAATGGATGACGAAATTGTATTACCGCTTGTATCGTAATCCCATTGTTTTGTTCGGAATCGGCCCGATCGCTGTATTTTTGCTTCAATATCGTTTTAATCGGAAAAATGCAAAACGTAAAGAGCGTATGAATACGTATTTAACGAATCTGCTGATTGCAGCCGTTTACGCTGCTTTGTGTCTTATAGTAGGCTGGGAAGCTTTCTTACTGATTCAAATCCCTGTCTTTTATTTTGCAAGTATGCTGGGCATCTGGCTCTTCTATGTACAACATACTTTTGAAGATTCCTATTTTGAAAATGAAGAAGATTGGTCTTATGTTCAGGCAGCCGTAGAAGGCAGCTCATACTATAAACTTCCTAAAGTATTGCAGTGGATTACAGGAAATATTGGTTTCCACCAT from Paenibacillus polygoni encodes the following:
- a CDS encoding DUF896 domain-containing protein, whose product is MIIPSINRINELSRKQKTEGLTEEELAEQQVLRKEYLKAIRGQVMSTISGLTIVDPNGEDVTPEKLKIEQQQNKSKLN
- a CDS encoding fatty acid desaturase → MSASFKTQLKKEVAPYEKTELKSSIIQMINTLVPLFLLWYLAFESLTVSYFITLPLCLIAAGFVIRAFIIFHDCCHGSFFKSRKANDIVGTLLGVISLTPYMQWKYSHSMHHATSGNLDKRGTGDIWMMTTEEYQSSKWMTKLYYRLYRNPIVLFGIGPIAVFLLQYRFNRKNAKRKERMNTYLTNLLIAAVYAALCLIVGWEAFLLIQIPVFYFASMLGIWLFYVQHTFEDSYFENEEDWSYVQAAVEGSSYYKLPKVLQWITGNIGFHHVHHLSPRVPNYHLEEAHNATPPLHKATTITVATSLKAMRFRLWDEKSKRFVTFREYKKVLREQKRALALNEIRKDQVSTSAPVS